ACGAAATTCTTTTGGGTTTCATCTCCATAAGAGTGGCTGGGTTTTTTACGTTGGCTCGCCAAGCCTATCACAACCCTCCTCCTTTACTCGGGCTTGGGACCGGCTATGTTGAGGCAACATAGGCGGAGTTAAAAGGGCAGCCCGGTGCATGTAGCTCCCGCTTGCGCAGGGTCCGGGAAAGGGTCCGACCACTTTGGGTCTTTTGTACGCAGCCTTTCCCTGCATTTCTGCAAGAGGCTGTTTCCAGGACTCGAACCCGTGACCTCATGGTCACAAGGCAACAGCTGTACCGCTGCACCAAGGCTCCCCTTCTAAAATTACACAGAACTAGTTCAAAAAATGTAAACCTGAAAATTTGGGTGCCACAAATATTATATGCGGTAATAACCACGATTGCACATACAGTAATGTGTAAGTGTAGTGTTCGTAATTTGAGGTAACTCGCACATTTtttaatattaaaaaaataaaatacgttTTTCTATCTTTTCCTTCCCTGCACTATTTTCATTGGTGGCTCCTGATGCGTAACATGAGCTTTTCCGAAGCTAAAGAGTCCCAAAAACAATTGCGGCAACACATGGTGTTTCACTTTTTTCATTTCTCAATATTTGTATGGATTTGAACGTTGTGAAAATCGcagatgcaaaaaaaagaaagtgcAAAACTAAGAGTAATTTACACATTTCATAGGATTAAGTTTGCACATagtttttttgtcttttgctTTCATGTTTTTTCATTGGTGTTGTTCAGATTCGTCTATGGTTCATGCCAGAATTTTTGTAAGGGAACTCCCAACATAATATTTTGTCATAGCAcagggctcagacaccggagATGCGctggcacccccttttttggttcggcagtgggtgACGAAGATCGctccggagatcgccggcaaggCCAATGCGAGGCGTAAGGGCAAAATGAACACAAGAACacttttttacccaggtttgggccaccctgTGGTGTAAAACTCTACGTTCTGCTTATGTGCTTTTATTAGCCGATGAACAatggtttacaggttgccgggggagttcccgggcgttctctccttttctacTAAGGGCTACTCGCTATTTCTGACTAAAACTAGTCAGGAACCGaacgaaccgaaccgaagcgaaccctttgaccgttggcggggtcCTCCatttataccgaaggggataccacaggtgccatggtgcatgggtgacaaatggcgagtaAAGAGCTAGGGCAGTTCCTTctcggtgcgctggcttgcatgcaggtcgagtagccctgcaactaggggcCTAGGCGCCTAGAATTTACCCCAGcccagtcactgtaggctgaatggacggggaatcccctttcagtcggagcatttaatgctggcgtgtgcttcactccttgtcctgacgaaccctgcgcacAGCGTGCCCaccgagcggccacgtggcgccgctgtgGCTCCCGCTCGCTCCTGCTCTTGTAACGGACACCTGCACCCGGAAAcacccttcccggcaagtaaaCTTCCCGGAAAGCGCTcaggcgggatttctcttgctgccctacaaggcaacccccgcagtCGGGCtagtgacttgccgggcagctccgcgctgcccggggtgcgatccttccggggagcaagcgagatggcccacgcgtcatgcagcggtggtaccccgggtgccattgGTGCGACATATTTGTAGCATCAAATCATTTTATTCTCATTTTTGATATGTGTCTTCTTTATAGACTAGCTCAACATTTCGAAGATCATGGTTGGGCAAAGAAATGAATGTGCAATTCTCACGTTAGGAATGTGGAACCAGGGTAAGTTGCAAATTCCTGATATTAATGTTGCATCTTGTAAGAagccaacaaaaaataattgaGGGGAGGCCAGCAAAATACTCAGGCCACCCGACAGTTCCTTGCGGCTTCTAGTGCGCCATTTTCTTGGCCCACTTAAGTTCCTAACAGATCGAACTCAACGGCCTTTCTAATCTTTTACGGCTTCGCTTCCAGGAACTTCTCTCAGCGAGAGAAAGGGATCCGGCGGCAATTTCATCTGCCCCCAATTACACCGGCCAAGCCGCCGGTCCCTGCCTCCTCCGTCTGCCGCTCAAGCGACGGTAGGGGGCGGGACCCCCGGTGCTTCGTCTCCGGCCTGTATAGGGTTGGCCTAGTGTTTCTTGGTACGTTGCTTCTATGGAGGAGACGACGCCGCGTAGGAATAATTTGCCTCTGCTCTTCCTCCATCTCGACGTCGCTTCAACCGGTGGCGTCGAGGGGCATGTGGCCCAATCGTCTCGCCGATCTCTCCATCCGGTGAGATTCGTGTCTGGTGGTCTGCGGTCGGCACTCTCGCGGGTGGCGGTCTTGTCGGCTGTTGTAGTTGTGTTTGATGTCTCGCACTTAGGCGCGTGGATGATGGCAGGTGATGGCATTCCTCTTCTTCGACTGCGTTGGATGAAGCTAACATCTTCGAGTTCTGGTGATCACGGGGAAGATCCCTGGCCGACATGCCACAAAGTGTCGCTCTCGTTGCTTGCGGCGGTCCGATTCATCAGCTCGGAAAGCATTCTTGTACGCGAAGGTGCTCTCCCAGATCTGGGTATGGCGGCTGTTCATCCCTTTTTCTGCTGCGATGGCAGCAGAGGACGTGGGTGGATGACGGTTTGGCGAGGCACAAGTTTCTCTAAGGATGGAATTGCAATTTTACTTCTTGCGGGCAATTTGTGCAAGGTTGCTTGACAAACATGTTTGTCTTATGTCGGGATCATATGTGTATATATGGttagttcaaaagaaaaaaatcttgGAGGCCGTCATCGGCCAGCCTCCGTCTGCCCTTACCTTGGCTAGTCGGATCCCTCGCCTCGTGTTGCAGCCGCCGCACACCGCCTCCTCTACGATTTGAGGCTTTGAGTGCTATGGTCCGCGCCGATGGtgcaggagcaggagaaggAGACGGCCGCTgtggcgccgcccgcctctgCAATCCCCCTCTTAGGATGCGTTTGGTTGACTGGATATGGGTGGATAGGATAGGGATATCCCTCTTTTCCTTGGATAGCTCTCATTTGGTTGGATGGATAGCATGGATATGGGCAACCAGCTAAGAAGCTAGGTGCGGCCAAAGGCGCGGGAGGCCAGTGGCGCAGGTGGGCGGCCGCCATGGAGTCCGACGAGCTCGAGCTAGGGCCAGAGGGAGCGCGGGCGCGAGGTTGGCCGCGGGCGGCAGCGAGCGGCCAGGGACGCGGGttggcggcggcacgggcatGTGGAAGATTGGCCTCGCTTTCtaaaggaggaagacgacaaGATAGGCGGGACCTAGGTGtcagagaaagaaaaacgCAGGCAGATCTAAGCCGTGGGTTAATTGACGGTCCAGATTAGAAGATACCTCTTCGTGCGCGTGTAGAGGTATAAAAGGACCGTatatataccaatatatttaattggagttggtggtgatggtacgggcgTCGATACGTCATCTCATCGAAATTACGTCCAATATGCCCCCAATACCCCAGGTCCTAAAGCCATCCGTCTTCGTCCATCCTCAACGCAAGCCCTCTCCTCTCGATCTCTCGCACGACATGAGTGTAAGATCCCATCCTCCTGAGTTCCACATGAAACGGATCTCCCGCACGAGAAAAATTATTCCATAAcaacgcacggacactctGCTAGTATTAGTGGTACTTTAGTTCCTGAAAGAGTGAAATGCATCCGCAGTCCTCTAACTTGGTGGCGCAGCCCGATTTAGTCCTTGAAGTTGTTAAATGCCCGTTTAGATCCTTATACTTGCATATATGGTTCATATACGGTCCTTTGTACGGTGCGTACCGTATTTGATACTTCAGGCCCGCATGTTAGGATGCCTGAGTGACTTGGCGCAGTGCTGATTTTTGCGGAAAACAACCTCGCGTCTGTAATTTTTCCGCTTGCCTTCCTTCCCCTGCTCCTTGTTTCCATCTTTTATGCCTCTCGTACGTGGTCCTCCTTTTGCTTTGCACGTGCGCAATGACTTGACGGGGTGGAGTAGCACGTCGGTGCCGACGCTGCACGATGGTGAGGTTGTCCACTTGTCCTCCGTGGGCTCCCGCATTGGGGCCAGCTGGAAAAGGAATGGACCATGGGAGGAATAAAAGATGGAAAtatgggtttttttttgcaaaaaagaacGGTCCGCCTACTCATCCCCTGGTGCTGTGCTGACATGTAGGCCCGAAGTGTCAGGTACGGTATGGAACCGTACAAAGGACCGTATATGAACCCTATATGCAAGTATAAGGACCTAAACGGGCATTTTGCAACTTCAAGGACTAAATCCGGCTCTGCCACCAAGTTAGAGGGCCATAGATGCATTTCACTCTTCCTGAAAACACGCCCAAAATTTAAGTTCGAGGACCAAAGATCACGTGATCCTCAAGTCAAGGGATGCGTGTGCATTTTAGTCGCAAAACATAGCCAAACCCACTACTGTTCACACCTATCTCACGGTTAACCAAGATCCAGGAAGGCGCGCCACAGAACCTAGGGCCTGTTAGGTTGCTACCCTGACCCAAAATGCCTGGCCTGACCACCTGTCTGTGACTGGCTTGaggtttgtttggttgctAGCCTGAGATTTTTAAGCCTGATAAACCTGCCTGAGTGGTCTAGAAAATCGGAGGCCCGAGAATCTCTCCGCTCCAGACCCGCGTGCCGGAGTGTGAAATCACCGTCTCCCTCgcttctccccctcttcttttcaCTCTCCCGCGACTCCTCTCCCgtttccctcttcttttctcaTTCCCCCCATTTTCCTCGTGCCTAGGGTTTCCTATGGaggagaaaaaacagaaatcgATCTCCGGATGGGATGAATACTGGTGGTTAACTACTACGGCCTGCAGATCCAGTGGTTGGCTACTTGATTTGATACTTGATCtattgaaattttgcagattcAATGTCTTGTTCGTGTTTTGTTGAAGCTAGTTGATCTCAGCTTTTTTTACCCTGCTGTGATTCCATCCTATTTCTCCTTCTCAAGGCTACCAACTCTTGGTGACAATCAGGTATGAGAGCACAGTCCCATGTTTTCCTTTCTTACTATcccctttctctttgcttgcagCATGAGAAGAATTTCCATTGTGTATATACCTACGCACAAATAGACAGTGCTAATTCCATTAGTAGATTTGCAATCGATGGAAGCACAAGTAGCAACCATTATTGTTGTTGGTGTAAACTGAACATTAGTACAACTGTTGGCAACATTGGCCGGATGAGGCGAGCCAGGCGCCGGTGAGCGCGCGGCCGAAACGTTTTCCCCCTCTTTTTCGCTCTCTTTTCACCTCCTCACCCGATTCATTTCTCTCGCGACCTCCACTCCACCCTCTGGCGGCGagctggcgacggcggcggcggcaggaggcgAGCTCGCGATCCTCAGGTACTATCGGCGTCTCCCTGTCCTTCTTTCTCAAATCCGTCCGCCACCCCACCTCCTTCTCCCTCGCGCCCATCCCCCTCTCAGATCCGGCcgcccccatctcctccctcgcgtccatctccctctcccttccggccgcccccatctccctctcccttccggCCTCCACCGTGTCCCTCCCCCGGCgcccatctccctctcccggCCCGCCACCATCTCCCTCCCCCCGtgcccatctctctctctctctctctccctctgccgatttccctctccctctggcTCTCTCTTTCCCTCTGTGTTCATGTCAATTGCTGCGATTTTATTTCTGTCAATCTCACTCTATGTATCTCCATGCAGGACACAAAGGAAGGGGATTTCTGAGTTTGCAAAGCTGAGGTTTGTGGTATTGATAAATCTCTCTTTAATAAATTTTCATGGTAGAATTGCTTGTATTGTTTCCTGAAGTGCATGTCAAGTTGAGATTATTTTGTGAACCTTGAATTGTAGATGGATAACAGGACAAAGATGTTGATTTATGCGGCTGCATCGCATATGCTTATCTCGATGATGGCTGTGGTTGTTGACTctaggaaaaggaaaaggagagaaccTATTACATATGGGCCAATGGTTGAGAGGGATAGGATGAGAATAGAGTATCTAGATAATAAGATATGGAAGAATGACACGATATGTATAAAAATGCTTAGGCTTAGAAGAGCACCTTTCTTCCATAGTTCTATACACATTAATAATTTATATTAGCCTAAACATAATCGTTTCTACAATCTAAATAGAACATATTTAAATAGAAGCAGAACTTTGAAACATGCCGATAAAAAATCTTTAATACCGTCTAGAAGCAACAGAACATACCAAATTTACCATCCAGTCATGTTTAGAAAGATAACAATAGAAACAATTAGCCCTATCCTTGTCCACACTATATTCCAACCAATCGAACTTCTTATACCATTGTGGCCGAAAACATCTACTATGTTAGATTGTAGTACTATAGTAGATCTTATGGTACCATTGTATCCACGCCCCCGCCCCCACCCAATCGTCTATCCACGCAACATAGTCCACACCTACACACCTGGATTCACCCCTGAAATTGGTTGTGACAGCTTCTGCTCTTTGCCTTGCGCAACTTGGTGTGAACTACTGATCGTCGCCACCTCGACAGTGCAATGACAATAACACTTCTTATTTGAAAGTGCTCCTTGTTTGATTGGGGATTGCAATTTAATCTTTGAAATTTTCAGTTGAGAGGTTTAAATTTTGACTTGCAAGTTTCAGTTTGTTAATTGTTTGATTTAGTACTACGTTTCTGGGTTTCCCAATCATATGCAACAAAAACATCCATGTTTATCTCAGTGGCAGGCTGCAGATTAGGAAGTCCACTATTGGTTCTTTTTAGTTCTTGAGTCTTGACTGAGCCGATTTGGCTTCCAAAATTAGCGAGGAGAACTCAAGAACCCTAGCCTCTGCTATTTTGTAGTCTTGGGCTTTCTGTAAGaatttgatgattttgagCTGTAGGTTAGTGGTGGAATGAGGATCCACAATCCTATATGGCTATATGTCTGCAGTTATtttgattagcttgaactTGTCTGACTCTCCAGCGTCCAGCCTTCCACCCTAATGCCTTGTTTGGTTACCCAATCCCAGCTAGGTTCGCAGCCCAATCCACATGGATCAGCCTGGCTGGGGAGGTTCTGGGAATGTCTGTTTTGCATGTTTAGTTTGGGCTGGGATGGGGAAATTTCCGGCTTTAAATAATCACTTCTATTTTGAGTGAACTTGGGATGGAGAAGCAACTTCTCTGACAATTACAAAAGTAGGAAGAACACTTTTTTATGTATGCCCATTTCTGCACTGAACTGCTTCTACAGGAAATTCACTTTTTGTAAGAAATGTTTATTTTAAAGAAATAACTGCTTGtatgaaaatagaaaaatgttTACAAGTATGCCTAATTTAAATAGAGAAATCTGCTGCATAGTGTAACTCATTATTTGAAATGATTCTGCTGTAAAAAGAAACGCATCCAATCATCCATGATGTCACATTTATTACGTGAATCATTTCCAATCCAAACAATCCTGGTTTAATCCAAACAAACTTTTTAATAGAGGGGATTGAGCGTTAGGAAGGGATTCAAGCTCCTTGGAATTGGGCTATGAGAGGGGATCGACCCAATCCCTTGGTGGATTGATTCCTCTAGGTCATTGGTTCCCTAGCAACCAAACACGGCCTTTTTATTAGTTAAGATTTCTTCCAAAGTTCCAAGTTTTAGGGTAAAGGTGGGAAGGTCTTAGCTGTTGTGGGATAGTTCCAACACTTGCCATGTTTAGGTGTCAGTCTTATGAGAaatgaacaaaaagaaaatattggGCTGAGCCGGACCAAGTAAGAGCAGACGAGATGGCATAATGGTCAGATCAGGCGCTATATTTTGCCCCTCTGTTATTGGTAGAAATATGGAAATTAGGAAAAATAACTGTTTCCACCACTACAGTACTGTACAAGCTCTCTGCATGTGGTACTTCTGTTTATTGGCAATCACAGATGATCTCCCTTTGTTGCATGGTTGATATGTATTATTTTGTCATGCGGCTGCAGTATGTTACTGCAATCTCGAAGAATCTAGCTAAACTTGCATTGTTCTTTCCTTGTTTCATCTGTCTAGCCTATGTGGACGCAAATGTTCTTGGATTTTCTAGTTCGCTTCTGTGATAGCTGGCTGTGTTATTGGCATCAGCAATCACCTaccaactttgtactaagtccccgacacttattatggatcggagtgagtagaaATTTGTAATGTGTAACAAGCAAATGGAAGATGGTTAAACTTTTTGCTGATGGCTGCATCAGTGCTGATTGTTTCCATCTGACTTATCTTTTTCCTAACATTAGGTCAAGCTGCTGTGAGATGGATATTTTCTATCAGTGCAAGGAGATCTTAAAGATCCAGAAATTCAGGCGCCTGGTGTCTTATGCTGCATTCTATTCATTCACTACCCTCGTGACCTATGCTTACACAAGCAATACGTATGTCAATGCTGAATTACTCTTCTTTACATacttcaaaattcaaaatcttGTCACTTCTTGTTCTGGGCTGCCAATATTTGCGTCTCTCCGAGCTTATTGCAGGACAAGGGCTGGCATTTCGAGGGCTGATCAGTACTATGCCTCCTATCCTTCTGGTACTGAACTACTAACTGACACTGCGAAGGTATGGACACTGCAAAGATATTTTTTGGTTAATCACTTAATCTATGGCATCTTTTGTTTAATCCTAGCAGTAAGCTGATGTGAATACAGTGTCATTTTGTTTACCATGTCAACTCCTCGCTTTAGGAAGTGATATCTGATTTCTTTTGGTGGTTTGCAGCTTTACAAGGCTGCATTAGGTAATTGTTTTGAAATAGACGACTGGGGTCCAATAGAATTCTCGGTCATGGCAAAGCACTTTGACCGGCAAGGCAAACCACCATATGCTTACCATGCTGTAAGTTTCTTAATACTTGCAAATATGCATCAGAAAACAACCATGCTCCTTGTCTTGGATTATTTTCCCAGCTTAGTTTCGTAAGTTTTGTATCACCTTttacctctttttttttccagcaaTACATGGCACACCTCCTATCGCATGGCCAACTCGATGGAAGTGGTTAACTGCAGATGTATTTAGTTGACTCGTGAAACTTCACTAGTCTGTCAATCGTTGCACTGTACTGATTCTCGTAAAAAGAGGTCCTCTTTCTGAAATCCTGAGTTATGATTGCCCATTAATATGGAGGACAGGGTTTAGATCATGAATATACATCCTGAATATTAGGCTATGGAGTCAAGAACCACTGCAATATCAGCTTATTGTTAGAACAAAAACTGTGCGGAGTTTTTCCAAGAAGGCAAGAATCATGATACTACCTTGCTGCCGCATTGTTGGTGTCTTTTCTGTGCTGATTGTAAACTCTTTGGATGCCAGTGTTTATGGCATTAATTTGTGAGCTCTTGACTGTATTTGGTGTGAACCCAGCAAAGGTCAAGGGACCACTAAAGCTGAGGCTATCCGCATGATTGTAGCCACACATTTTAAGTCAGACACTGCATTAGTTGCTTTGTTTTATATTGGAGAGATAACTAACAGTGAAAGTATTACTTCTGTCAGTCATTTTTTGGATGTGACACCTGACAACTTCCCTCTCCTTTGCTTTCCTTTCTCACTTGTTTCTTTCCACTCATTTTTTCTCACACTTttttataatatatttttatttcttttgtacATAAATTATAGAGGGCAGcttgtttcttttgtactGATTTTATTCGTTTGTACATATTGTAGTACGCCATGTACATGTACACCAAACGATGGTACATAAACATATTTGTTATCTACATAGATAGTACAGGATATGTGAAATGTACACGAAGTCACATCAAATTGAGTACACCATGATCCATGATAATGAAAGTAGTACATCGTCTCAATACATATTACCTCGTTTGGTTGTACATCCCAGTACATAGTAAATACATCTGGATACATGTCGAGTACATTAGAGTAGACGGCAATATATGATCAATTTTATGTATCTTATGAATTTAAGTACCTTGTCAATACTTATCTACACTACGAGTACAATCAAAAGTACGAAGTACCTTCTCAATCTTAGTACCTCATCAATTAAAGTACCCTGAGAAGATTTAGGGGgggtggggagggagggagggagagagaaggatGGGAGATAAAAAAGTTGAAACATGGATGGATGGTAGAGGGATTAATTCTGGTTGGCAGGAGGATTAAGCAAAGCAGTGGACACGTGGTTGGTAATGGTGATGGGTGTAGATCGCGTTAGCGGCACCTGCAGGTTTGGCAAGGGACCACAGTCCTGCACCTGGAGTTAGTATAACAGGAGCAGTCGCATGTGTGGGTGCATGAATGGCAGCTAATTCGCTCCTCAACTTCAGTTGACCCCCCTACGTTTTCGG
The Brachypodium distachyon strain Bd21 chromosome 2, Brachypodium_distachyon_v3.0, whole genome shotgun sequence genome window above contains:
- the LOC100842136 gene encoding uncharacterized protein LOC100842136; this translates as MDIFYQCKEILKIQKFRRLVSYAAFYSFTTLVTYAYTSNTTRAGISRADQYYASYPSGTELLTDTAKLYKAALGNCFEIDDWGPIEFSVMAKHFDRQGKPPYAYHAQYMAHLLSHGQLDGSG